From a region of the Actinomadura luzonensis genome:
- a CDS encoding peptidylprolyl isomerase — protein MAEKLIANLQTNRGLIKVELFPTKAPKTVRNFVELAEGTREWTHPGTEKKSRDRFYDGTIFHRVISGFMIQGGDPLGQGIGGPGYEFDDEIHPDLWFNRPYLLAMANAGIRFGKGTNGSQFFITVVPTPHLNGKHTIFGEVIEGQDVVDAIAKTKTGERDRPVEDVVLESVTIDRVQG, from the coding sequence GTGGCTGAGAAGCTGATCGCAAACCTGCAGACCAACCGCGGCCTGATCAAGGTCGAGCTCTTTCCGACCAAGGCTCCGAAGACCGTACGCAACTTCGTGGAGCTGGCGGAAGGCACCCGCGAGTGGACCCATCCGGGCACCGAGAAGAAGAGCAGGGACCGGTTCTACGACGGCACCATCTTCCACCGCGTCATCTCCGGCTTCATGATCCAGGGCGGCGACCCGCTCGGCCAGGGCATCGGCGGCCCCGGCTACGAGTTCGACGACGAGATCCACCCCGACCTCTGGTTCAACCGCCCCTACCTGCTGGCCATGGCCAACGCCGGCATCCGCTTCGGCAAGGGCACCAACGGCTCGCAGTTCTTCATCACGGTCGTGCCGACGCCGCACCTCAACGGCAAGCACACCATCTTCGGCGAGGTCATCGAGGGCCAGGACGTCGTCGACGCGATCGCCAAGACCAAGACCGGCGAACGCGACCGGCCCGTCGAGGACGTCGTCCTGGAGTCGGTCACCATCGACCGCGTCCAGGGCTGA
- a CDS encoding rhomboid family intramembrane serine protease, which produces MTSQPPSPPPQPEQPAEAVPTCYRHPDKETWVRCQRCERPICPDCMRDAAVGFQCPECVAEGNRGIRQARSTFGGNVVRTPIVTYAILVINVLVFGAQYVTGDRITGELAMWPAGVALGDQYYRLITAAFVHGGVMHILFNSWALYVVGPYLERAFGHARYVALYLISALGGSVLGLWLDPLTQPTVGASGAIFGLFGAVFVVGRRLNLDVRGIAVLIVINLVLTFVVSGISWTGHVGGLITGSLLAAALAYAPSRNRALWQIAIIAGALVVLIALVLVRVSAIQGVA; this is translated from the coding sequence ATGACCAGCCAGCCGCCCAGCCCGCCCCCTCAGCCGGAGCAGCCGGCCGAGGCCGTGCCCACGTGCTACCGGCATCCCGACAAGGAGACCTGGGTCCGCTGCCAGCGCTGCGAGCGCCCGATCTGCCCCGACTGCATGCGCGACGCGGCGGTCGGCTTCCAGTGCCCGGAGTGCGTGGCCGAGGGCAACCGCGGCATCCGGCAGGCACGCTCCACGTTCGGCGGGAACGTCGTGCGCACGCCGATCGTGACGTACGCCATCCTGGTCATCAACGTCCTGGTCTTCGGCGCGCAGTACGTCACCGGCGACCGGATCACCGGCGAGCTCGCCATGTGGCCCGCGGGCGTGGCCCTCGGCGACCAGTACTACCGGCTCATCACCGCCGCCTTCGTGCACGGCGGCGTGATGCACATCCTGTTCAACTCCTGGGCGCTCTACGTCGTCGGCCCCTATCTGGAGCGCGCCTTCGGCCACGCCCGCTACGTCGCCCTCTATCTGATCAGCGCGCTCGGCGGCAGCGTGCTCGGGCTCTGGCTCGACCCGCTCACGCAGCCCACGGTCGGCGCGTCCGGGGCCATCTTCGGCCTGTTCGGGGCGGTGTTCGTGGTCGGGCGGCGGCTCAACCTCGACGTCCGCGGCATCGCCGTGCTGATCGTGATCAACCTGGTGCTCACGTTCGTGGTGTCGGGGATCAGCTGGACCGGGCACGTCGGCGGGCTGATCACCGGCTCGCTGCTGGCGGCGGCGCTGGCCTACGCCCCCAGCAGGAACCGGGCCCTGTGGCAGATCGCGATCATCGCCGGCGCGCTGGTCGTGCTGATCGCGCTCGTGCTGGTACGCGTGTCAGCCATCCAGGGCGTCGCGTGA
- a CDS encoding cell division protein CrgA: MPKSKARKKAVYTPPQRSQQVKVSPRWLAPTMVVAWIIGILWIAIYYVAPSTPFIGDLHNWNLLIGFVFIIFGVVLSTRWR; the protein is encoded by the coding sequence GTGCCCAAGTCCAAGGCTCGTAAGAAGGCGGTCTACACCCCGCCGCAGCGGTCGCAGCAGGTCAAGGTCAGCCCGCGGTGGCTGGCGCCGACGATGGTCGTCGCGTGGATCATCGGCATCCTCTGGATCGCGATCTATTACGTCGCGCCGTCGACGCCCTTCATCGGCGACCTGCACAACTGGAACCTGCTGATCGGGTTCGTGTTCATCATCTTCGGTGTGGTGCTTTCCACCCGCTGGCGTTAG
- a CDS encoding class E sortase: MRAALRALGETSITAGLILMLFCAYLLWGTGAYTQSQQLLLQRELAAAKAARDRGRLDRVDLGRAVALLSIPRLGPDHRYAVIEGVGAEQLKKGPGHYPGSAMPGQVGNFVVSGHRTTYAAPFNRLDELERGDEIVVDAREARYTYRVTSQDVVEPDEVDVLAPVPGKPDIRPIRAFITLSTCHPEYSAAQRLIVYGVLKETLLRKE, encoded by the coding sequence ATGCGGGCTGCGCTCCGGGCCCTGGGGGAGACGAGCATCACCGCGGGCCTCATCCTCATGCTGTTCTGCGCCTATCTGCTCTGGGGCACCGGCGCCTACACGCAGAGCCAGCAGCTGCTGCTCCAGCGCGAGCTGGCGGCGGCCAAGGCGGCCCGTGACCGCGGCCGCCTCGACCGGGTGGACCTGGGCCGGGCGGTCGCCCTGCTCAGCATCCCGCGGCTCGGCCCCGACCACCGCTACGCCGTCATCGAGGGCGTCGGCGCCGAGCAGCTCAAGAAGGGCCCAGGACACTACCCGGGCAGCGCCATGCCCGGCCAGGTGGGCAACTTCGTGGTCTCGGGGCACCGCACCACGTACGCGGCCCCGTTCAACCGGCTGGACGAGCTGGAGCGCGGCGACGAGATCGTCGTGGACGCCCGCGAGGCCCGCTACACCTACCGGGTCACCTCCCAGGACGTCGTGGAGCCCGACGAGGTGGACGTGCTCGCCCCCGTGCCCGGCAAGCCGGACATCCGGCCCATCCGCGCCTTCATCACGTTGTCCACCTGCCATCCCGAGTACTCGGCCGCCCAGCGGCTCATCGTCTACGGCGTGCTCAAGGAGACGCTGCTCAGGAAGGAGTGA
- a CDS encoding anthranilate synthase component II yields MSRVLVVDNHDSFVHTIVQYLRVLGADCEVRPRDEVRPADADGFDAVLVSPGPGTPEAAGVSVPLVRHAAARRQPLLGVCLGHQAIAVAFGATVARAPELFHGRTSDILHDGKGVFETLPSPVRMTRYHSLAVLPETVPEALDVTARTADGVVMGLRHRRAPVEGIQFHPESVLSEHGYTLLGNWLRETVRRTPENGSGEACNKPRAATD; encoded by the coding sequence ATGAGCCGCGTGCTGGTCGTGGACAACCACGACAGCTTCGTCCACACGATCGTGCAGTACCTGCGCGTCCTCGGCGCCGACTGCGAGGTCCGGCCGCGCGACGAGGTGCGCCCGGCCGACGCCGACGGCTTCGACGCCGTCCTGGTCAGCCCGGGCCCGGGCACGCCCGAGGCGGCCGGCGTGAGCGTCCCGCTGGTACGCCACGCGGCGGCGCGGCGGCAGCCGCTGCTCGGCGTCTGCCTCGGCCACCAGGCCATCGCCGTCGCCTTCGGCGCGACCGTCGCCCGCGCGCCCGAGCTGTTCCACGGCCGAACCAGCGACATCCTGCACGACGGCAAGGGCGTGTTCGAGACGCTGCCCTCGCCGGTGCGCATGACCCGCTACCACTCGCTGGCGGTGCTGCCCGAGACCGTGCCCGAGGCGCTCGACGTGACCGCGCGGACCGCCGACGGGGTCGTCATGGGCCTGCGCCACCGGCGGGCGCCGGTCGAGGGCATCCAGTTCCACCCCGAGTCGGTGCTGTCCGAGCACGGCTACACGCTGCTCGGGAACTGGCTCAGGGAGACCGTGCGGCGGACGCCGGAAAATGGCTCAGGGGAAGCGTGTAACAAACCCCGCGCGGCCACCGACTAA
- the pknB gene encoding Stk1 family PASTA domain-containing Ser/Thr kinase, with protein MTQPRLLGGRYELDGVVGRGGMAEVYRARDIRLDRIVAIKTLRSDLARDHTFQARFRREAQSAASLNHPAVVAVYDTGEDVTDGTPVPYIVMEYVDGRTLRDLLRQDRRLLPERAIELVDGILRALDYSHRGGIVHRDIKPANVMITRAGDVKVMDFGIARAMADSAATMTQTAQVIGTAQYLSPEQARGERVDARSDIYSTGCVLYELLTGQPPFTGDSPVAIAYQHVREEPIPPSQIDPEIPAWADAIVLKAMAKDPAQRYQSAGEMRADIQRAMSGMPTDAQTMAMNAGGYGQGTRMMTATHAATGPATQRTSAIPPYDYGEGDGGGGRGGRRRASGGGGNGLKTALWIIIPLLIIGAFVTVGYMVFGNGNNAGSDTQVTIPSLVSQERAYAEEQLKTLGLTVQVVQENSSDVDKGSVIKTDPPENTKVDKGSAVKLYVSKGPAKKKVPDGLIGMSQEDAMAALEKEGLQGTVKTKVSSKQQGTVIDTKPRSGEEIEEGGTVTLFVPKELGEVPGVIGLTQEDASSQIKAAGFRVKVVQQPNDAPQGTVIQQNPGEGAKLAPNTTITIVVSTGPQQPTEQPSDNPTSEQPSDTPTSDNPIDEPPSDDNPIDDNPGDGF; from the coding sequence ATGACTCAGCCTCGGCTACTCGGAGGTCGTTACGAGCTCGACGGTGTCGTCGGGCGCGGCGGCATGGCCGAGGTGTATCGCGCCCGAGACATCCGGCTGGACCGCATAGTCGCGATCAAGACCCTCCGGTCCGACCTGGCGCGAGACCACACCTTCCAGGCCCGCTTCCGCCGTGAGGCGCAGTCGGCGGCCTCCCTGAACCATCCTGCCGTCGTCGCGGTCTACGACACCGGCGAAGACGTCACCGACGGCACGCCCGTGCCGTACATCGTGATGGAGTACGTCGACGGCCGCACGCTGCGCGACCTGCTGCGCCAGGACCGCCGGCTGCTGCCGGAGCGCGCGATCGAGCTGGTCGACGGCATTCTGCGGGCGCTCGACTACAGCCACCGCGGCGGCATCGTGCACCGCGACATCAAGCCGGCCAACGTGATGATCACGCGGGCCGGCGACGTCAAGGTGATGGACTTCGGCATCGCCCGCGCGATGGCCGACTCCGCCGCCACGATGACGCAGACCGCGCAGGTCATCGGCACCGCCCAGTACCTCTCGCCGGAGCAGGCGCGGGGCGAGCGGGTCGACGCGCGCAGCGACATCTACTCCACCGGCTGCGTGCTGTACGAGCTGCTGACCGGCCAGCCGCCGTTCACCGGCGACTCCCCGGTCGCGATCGCCTACCAGCACGTGCGCGAGGAGCCGATCCCGCCGTCGCAGATCGATCCCGAGATCCCGGCGTGGGCCGACGCCATCGTGCTCAAGGCCATGGCCAAGGACCCGGCCCAGCGCTACCAGAGCGCGGGCGAGATGCGGGCCGACATCCAGCGGGCGATGTCCGGCATGCCGACCGACGCCCAGACGATGGCGATGAACGCCGGCGGCTACGGCCAGGGCACCCGCATGATGACCGCCACGCACGCGGCCACCGGCCCGGCCACGCAGCGCACCAGCGCCATCCCGCCCTACGACTACGGCGAGGGCGACGGCGGCGGCGGCCGGGGCGGGCGGCGCCGGGCCTCCGGCGGCGGCGGCAACGGGCTCAAGACCGCATTGTGGATCATCATCCCGCTGCTGATCATCGGCGCGTTCGTCACGGTCGGCTACATGGTCTTCGGCAACGGCAACAACGCCGGCTCCGACACCCAGGTCACCATCCCGTCGCTCGTCTCGCAGGAGCGGGCGTACGCCGAGGAGCAGCTCAAGACGCTCGGGCTGACCGTCCAGGTGGTCCAGGAGAACAGCTCCGACGTCGACAAGGGCAGCGTCATCAAGACCGACCCGCCGGAGAACACCAAGGTCGACAAGGGCTCGGCGGTCAAGCTCTACGTCTCGAAGGGCCCGGCCAAGAAGAAGGTGCCGGACGGCCTCATCGGCATGAGCCAGGAGGACGCCATGGCCGCCCTGGAGAAGGAAGGGCTGCAGGGCACGGTCAAGACCAAGGTGTCGAGCAAGCAGCAGGGCACGGTCATCGACACCAAGCCGCGCTCCGGAGAGGAGATCGAGGAGGGCGGCACCGTCACCCTCTTCGTGCCGAAGGAGCTCGGCGAGGTGCCGGGCGTCATCGGCCTCACCCAGGAGGACGCCTCGTCGCAGATCAAGGCGGCCGGCTTCCGGGTCAAGGTCGTCCAGCAGCCGAACGACGCGCCGCAGGGCACCGTCATCCAGCAGAACCCCGGCGAGGGGGCCAAGCTGGCGCCCAACACGACGATCACGATCGTGGTGTCCACCGGGCCGCAGCAGCCGACGGAGCAGCCGAGCGACAACCCGACGTCCGAGCAGCCCTCCGACACGCCGACCAGCGACAACCCGATCGACGAGCCGCCCTCGGACGACAACCCGATCGACGACAACCCCGGCGACGGGTTCTGA
- a CDS encoding serine/threonine-protein kinase, whose product MRLRNRYLLVSRIATGGMGEVWRARDELLGREVAVKILRSHIHVDPTFRERFRNEARITASLADPGIAQVFDYGEQSDLAYLVMELVHGEPLSAILARNGAIGAEVTLDVVHQTARALHVAHAAGVIHRDVKPGNLLVTPEGVIKVTDFGIARALEAAPVTQTGTVLGTAQYVSPEQAQGFPLTPATDLYSLGVVAYECLAGRTPFRGDNHVAIALQHLNETPPPLGVDVPAPVRDLVARLLAKDPAQRPRTALTVADRAYVLRESLAGAEHGSDLSMLTDPGGFRVREPSPEDERATDDLAPATAPEQPGRPPGGQPARRRRGARTFAVVATAGCVAAVGLSAMTLAARQPLQSATPGTSEPPLPPTPASPQPRPGKTKTRTHRPPVVPVRSSRPIPSRSATVIKSATPTKKPTPRPTPTTRTPTPTPTTPKPSTTPTTPTPTASPDPGVTNPTKEET is encoded by the coding sequence ATGCGGCTCCGTAACCGCTACCTCCTGGTCTCCCGCATCGCCACGGGCGGTATGGGAGAGGTGTGGCGTGCCCGGGACGAGCTCCTGGGCCGCGAGGTGGCCGTCAAGATCCTCCGTAGTCACATCCACGTCGATCCCACCTTCCGCGAACGCTTCCGCAACGAGGCCAGGATCACCGCCTCGCTCGCCGACCCCGGGATCGCCCAGGTCTTCGACTACGGCGAACAGAGCGACCTGGCCTACCTCGTGATGGAGCTGGTCCACGGGGAGCCGCTGTCGGCCATCCTGGCCCGCAACGGCGCCATCGGGGCCGAGGTGACCCTCGACGTGGTGCACCAGACCGCCAGGGCGCTGCACGTGGCCCACGCGGCGGGCGTCATCCACCGCGACGTCAAGCCGGGCAACCTGCTCGTCACGCCCGAGGGCGTGATCAAGGTCACCGACTTCGGCATCGCGCGGGCGCTGGAGGCCGCGCCGGTCACGCAGACCGGCACGGTGCTCGGCACCGCCCAGTACGTCAGCCCCGAGCAGGCGCAGGGCTTCCCGCTCACGCCGGCGACCGACCTCTACTCGCTCGGCGTGGTCGCCTACGAGTGCCTGGCCGGGCGCACCCCGTTCCGGGGTGACAACCATGTGGCGATCGCGCTGCAGCACCTCAACGAGACGCCGCCGCCGCTCGGCGTCGACGTGCCCGCGCCGGTGCGCGACCTGGTCGCGAGGCTGCTGGCCAAGGACCCCGCGCAGCGGCCGCGCACCGCGCTGACGGTGGCCGACCGGGCGTACGTGCTGCGCGAGTCGCTGGCCGGCGCCGAGCACGGCTCCGACCTGAGCATGCTCACCGACCCCGGGGGCTTCCGGGTGCGTGAGCCGTCGCCCGAGGACGAGCGCGCGACCGACGACCTCGCCCCGGCCACCGCCCCCGAGCAGCCGGGCCGGCCACCGGGTGGGCAGCCGGCCCGCCGGCGGCGCGGGGCGCGCACGTTCGCCGTGGTCGCCACGGCCGGCTGCGTGGCCGCCGTGGGGCTCAGCGCCATGACGCTGGCCGCCCGCCAGCCGCTGCAGTCGGCGACGCCCGGCACGTCGGAGCCGCCGCTCCCGCCGACGCCGGCCTCCCCGCAGCCGCGGCCGGGCAAGACCAAGACGCGCACGCACCGGCCGCCCGTGGTTCCGGTCAGGTCGTCGCGGCCGATACCCTCGCGGTCGGCTACGGTAATCAAGTCGGCTACTCCAACCAAGAAGCCGACACCGAGACCGACCCCGACGACGCGGACCCCGACGCCCACGCCCACCACCCCGAAGCCCAGCACCACTCCGACAACTCCGACACCGACCGCTTCGCCGGACCCGGGTGTTACAAACCCGACCAAGGAGGAGACGTGA
- a CDS encoding peptidoglycan D,D-transpeptidase FtsI family protein — MNGTLKRVAVACLAMIALLMLNVNWLQAVRAENLRSDARNTRNFYERYAIERGRITAGGKVIAQSVETDSKRFRFIRQYPDAKLYAHVTGFFSPESADAVEASENKLLDGSSADLLLRRSIDLFTGEPTKGANVEVTINPKAQKAAYDALRASGKRGAVVALEPKTGAILAMVSLPTYDPTELSGTDKSKVFTRYEELAKDKSQPLLNRTIAQTYPPGSTFKVVTAAAYLEDDSSRGPDTQVDAPQNLPLPNTNISLPNYGGAACGSGQVTLQYALEKSCNTPFGKIGMELGYDKMKEQTEKFGMGTQLGVPMSVAGSDFGKEEDKAALAMASIGQRSNRMTPLQMAMIASGIANGGSVMKPYLVSKITDAKGDAIDEADPEELSEAISSETADKLRTMMVSVVQNGTANLAQVPGVQVAGKTGTAETADGQPPHAWFISFAPANDPKIALAVIVESGAANVGAEATGGHTAAPIAKAVLEAVLNK; from the coding sequence ATGAACGGCACACTGAAGCGCGTGGCCGTGGCCTGCCTGGCCATGATCGCGCTGCTGATGCTCAACGTGAACTGGCTGCAGGCGGTGCGCGCCGAGAACCTCCGCTCCGACGCGCGCAACACCCGCAACTTCTACGAGCGCTACGCCATCGAGCGCGGCCGCATCACGGCCGGCGGCAAGGTGATCGCGCAGTCCGTCGAGACCGACAGCAAGCGGTTCAGGTTCATCAGGCAGTACCCCGACGCCAAGCTGTACGCGCACGTCACCGGCTTCTTCTCGCCGGAGAGCGCCGACGCCGTCGAGGCCAGCGAGAACAAGCTGCTCGACGGCTCCAGCGCCGACCTGCTGCTGCGCCGCAGCATCGACCTGTTCACCGGCGAGCCCACCAAGGGCGCCAACGTCGAGGTCACGATCAACCCCAAGGCGCAGAAGGCCGCCTACGACGCGCTGCGCGCGAGCGGCAAGCGGGGCGCGGTGGTCGCGCTGGAGCCCAAGACCGGGGCGATCCTCGCCATGGTGTCGCTGCCGACGTACGACCCGACGGAGCTGTCGGGCACCGACAAGAGCAAGGTGTTCACCCGCTACGAGGAGCTGGCCAAGGACAAGAGCCAGCCGCTGCTCAACCGCACGATCGCGCAGACCTACCCGCCGGGCTCGACGTTCAAGGTCGTGACGGCGGCGGCGTACCTGGAGGACGACTCCTCGCGCGGCCCCGACACGCAGGTGGACGCGCCGCAGAACCTGCCGCTGCCCAACACGAACATCAGCCTGCCCAACTACGGCGGCGCGGCCTGCGGCTCCGGCCAGGTCACGCTCCAGTACGCCCTGGAGAAGTCCTGCAACACGCCGTTCGGCAAGATCGGCATGGAGCTGGGCTACGACAAGATGAAGGAGCAGACCGAGAAGTTCGGCATGGGCACCCAGCTCGGCGTGCCGATGTCGGTGGCGGGCAGCGACTTCGGCAAGGAGGAGGACAAGGCGGCGCTCGCCATGGCCTCCATCGGGCAGCGCAGCAACCGGATGACGCCGCTGCAGATGGCCATGATCGCGTCCGGCATCGCCAACGGCGGGTCGGTGATGAAGCCGTACCTGGTGAGCAAGATCACTGATGCCAAGGGCGACGCGATCGACGAGGCCGACCCCGAGGAGCTGTCGGAGGCGATCAGCTCCGAGACCGCCGACAAGCTGCGCACGATGATGGTCAGCGTCGTCCAGAACGGCACCGCCAACCTCGCGCAGGTTCCAGGCGTCCAAGTAGCGGGAAAGACGGGCACCGCGGAGACCGCCGACGGGCAGCCGCCGCACGCCTGGTTCATCTCCTTCGCGCCCGCGAACGACCCGAAGATCGCGCTCGCGGTCATCGTCGAGTCCGGAGCGGCCAACGTCGGCGCGGAGGCGACCGGCGGCCACACGGCCGCCCCGATCGCGAAGGCCGTGCTGGAGGCGGTGCTGAACAAGTGA
- a CDS encoding FtsW/RodA/SpoVE family cell cycle protein, producing the protein MSEVAASPVPMPAKRRVAQLVMLALAVLIVMGAYANVGLAVDGRVPAGMLAYGLGLGGIMLVAYLVLAKFAPWADPLILPLVTLINGLGLVMIYRLESAKMAGASAANQIMWTGIGVLMFTATLVVLRDHRMLQRLTYTAGAVGLVLLAIPALLPGSLSEVQGAKIWIRIGGFSIQPGEFAKLALVVFFAGYLVAKRDVLALAGRRLLFIDLPRARDLGPVLVTWGLSLLVLVFEKDLGTSLLLFGTFIAMLYIATQRTSWVLIGILLFVGGAYLAGLAFDHVGARFDAWLDPSNDVYYGNADVCLEDPPGDAMCGKSYQIMQGLFGFGAGGILGTGLGQGHPELIPLSFSDFIFAATGEELGLTGLMALLMLYALLVERGLRSSLAARDPFSKLLSGGLAFLLAWQVFIIVGGVTNLIPLTGLVTPFMSQGGSALLANWILIALLVRTSDAARRPPPQAIQNEGLTQVFQR; encoded by the coding sequence ATGAGCGAAGTCGCAGCTTCCCCCGTACCGATGCCGGCCAAGCGCCGGGTGGCCCAGCTCGTGATGCTGGCGCTCGCGGTGCTGATCGTCATGGGCGCCTACGCCAACGTGGGCCTCGCCGTCGACGGCCGGGTGCCCGCGGGCATGCTGGCCTACGGCCTCGGCCTGGGCGGCATCATGCTGGTCGCCTACCTCGTGCTGGCCAAGTTCGCGCCCTGGGCCGACCCCCTGATCCTGCCGCTGGTGACGCTGATCAACGGCCTCGGGCTGGTGATGATCTACCGGCTCGAGTCGGCCAAGATGGCCGGCGCGTCCGCCGCCAACCAGATCATGTGGACCGGCATCGGCGTCCTGATGTTCACCGCCACGCTCGTCGTGCTGCGCGACCATCGCATGCTGCAGCGGCTCACCTACACCGCGGGCGCGGTCGGCCTCGTGCTGCTCGCCATCCCCGCGCTCCTGCCCGGCTCGCTGAGCGAGGTGCAGGGCGCCAAGATCTGGATCCGCATCGGCGGCTTCTCCATCCAGCCGGGCGAGTTCGCCAAGCTGGCGCTGGTGGTCTTCTTCGCCGGCTACCTGGTGGCCAAGCGCGACGTGCTGGCGCTGGCGGGCCGCCGGCTGCTGTTCATCGACCTGCCCCGGGCCCGCGACCTCGGCCCCGTCCTCGTGACGTGGGGGCTCAGCCTGCTCGTGCTGGTCTTCGAGAAGGACCTCGGCACCTCGCTGCTGCTGTTCGGCACGTTCATCGCGATGCTCTACATCGCCACCCAGCGCACCTCGTGGGTGCTGATCGGCATCCTGCTCTTCGTCGGCGGCGCGTACCTGGCGGGGCTGGCCTTCGACCACGTCGGGGCCCGGTTCGACGCCTGGCTCGACCCCAGCAACGACGTCTACTACGGCAACGCCGACGTCTGCCTCGAAGACCCGCCAGGCGACGCGATGTGCGGCAAGAGCTACCAGATCATGCAGGGGCTGTTCGGCTTCGGCGCGGGCGGCATCCTCGGCACCGGGCTCGGCCAGGGGCACCCCGAGCTGATCCCGCTGTCGTTCTCCGACTTCATCTTCGCCGCCACGGGCGAGGAGCTGGGCCTGACCGGGCTGATGGCGCTGCTCATGCTCTACGCGCTGCTGGTGGAGCGCGGCCTGCGCTCCTCGCTGGCGGCCCGCGACCCCTTCAGCAAGCTGCTCAGCGGCGGCCTGGCGTTCCTGCTGGCGTGGCAGGTCTTCATCATCGTCGGCGGCGTGACCAACCTCATCCCGCTGACCGGTCTGGTCACCCCGTTCATGTCCCAGGGCGGCTCCGCCCTGCTCGCTAACTGGATCCTTATCGCGCTCCTGGTAAGAACGTCAGACGCCGCGAGACGCCCCCCACCCCAGGCGATCCAGAACGAAGGATTGACGCAGGTGTTCCAGCGATGA
- a CDS encoding Stp1/IreP family PP2C-type Ser/Thr phosphatase encodes MTIALRYAARSDVGLLREGNEDSAYASGRLLAVADGMGGHAHGEVASSVAIAAMASLEEVPKGGDLLNAIEAAVRDANRKLHEMVGRDPSLKGMGTTLTAMLWNGTQVALVHVGDSRAYLLRRGELYQITHDHTLVQQLVDDGRITPEEAATHPQRSILLRALDGSGEVDPDLTLREAQVGDRYLLCSDGLSGVVSAETLHATLTNIDDPEEVVRQLIDLANRGGGPDNITCVLADVLEITDGQPVPAEAAVVGAAGMTRLRGAPQDTQPGRAEAVTAPQPVLSDDDFDEPVAQATGRRRRRLWPVLVTVLGIGIVAVGVGGYFGYQWTQDQFFVGARGDEVVVYQGVQKEVGPFQLFEVSKATGLQLSQLSEENQALVRSGIPVTNADAGVAKINSLKAPAGKTDDTTPEASASPTPSASATKTKTKQQ; translated from the coding sequence ATGACCATCGCACTCCGCTACGCCGCCCGCTCGGACGTCGGCCTCCTCCGCGAAGGGAACGAGGACTCGGCGTACGCTAGCGGCCGCCTGCTCGCCGTCGCCGACGGCATGGGCGGGCACGCACACGGCGAGGTGGCGAGCTCAGTCGCCATCGCCGCCATGGCCTCTCTCGAAGAGGTCCCCAAGGGGGGTGACCTGCTCAACGCCATTGAGGCAGCGGTACGCGATGCCAACCGCAAGCTGCACGAGATGGTGGGGCGGGATCCCAGCCTCAAGGGCATGGGCACGACACTCACGGCCATGCTGTGGAACGGCACCCAGGTCGCCCTCGTACACGTGGGCGACTCGCGCGCGTATCTCCTGAGACGCGGGGAGCTGTACCAGATCACCCATGACCACACCCTCGTCCAGCAGCTCGTCGACGACGGGCGCATCACGCCGGAAGAGGCGGCCACCCACCCGCAGCGCTCGATCCTGCTGCGCGCGCTCGACGGCAGCGGCGAGGTCGACCCCGACCTCACGCTGCGCGAGGCCCAGGTGGGCGACCGCTACCTGCTGTGCTCCGACGGGTTGTCCGGGGTGGTGAGCGCGGAGACACTGCACGCCACGCTCACCAACATCGACGACCCAGAAGAGGTGGTCCGCCAGCTCATCGACCTGGCGAACCGCGGCGGCGGGCCGGACAACATCACCTGCGTGCTGGCCGACGTCCTGGAGATCACCGATGGGCAGCCGGTGCCCGCCGAGGCCGCCGTGGTCGGCGCCGCGGGCATGACCCGGCTGCGGGGCGCCCCCCAGGACACCCAGCCGGGGCGAGCCGAGGCGGTGACCGCGCCCCAGCCGGTCCTCAGTGACGACGACTTCGACGAGCCGGTCGCGCAGGCGACCGGCCGCCGGCGTCGCCGCCTGTGGCCCGTGCTGGTCACCGTGCTCGGCATAGGCATCGTGGCCGTCGGCGTCGGCGGCTACTTCGGGTACCAGTGGACCCAGGACCAGTTCTTCGTCGGTGCTAGGGGCGACGAAGTGGTCGTGTACCAAGGCGTCCAGAAGGAGGTGGGCCCCTTCCAGCTCTTCGAAGTCTCGAAGGCGACCGGGTTGCAGCTCTCGCAGCTGTCGGAGGAGAACCAGGCGCTGGTCAGGAGCGGCATACCGGTGACCAACGCCGACGCGGGCGTGGCGAAGATCAACAGCTTGAAGGCCCCCGCGGGCAAGACCGACGACACCACCCCCGAGGCGTCCGCGTCCCCCACGCCTTCGGCGTCCGCGACCAAGACCAAGACGAAACAGCAATAG